The window TGCTCCAGCTGGTCACGCTGCCGCTGATCGTGTGGATCATGCGGTCGTACTTCGCCGACCTCACCCCGGAGCTGGAGCAGGCGGCGCTGCTGGACGGCTACAGCCGCAAGCAGGCGTTCTTCAAGGTGGCGATCCCGCTGGTCAAGCCGGGCATCGCGGCCGTGTCGCTGCTGGCCTTCATCTTCGCCTGGAACAACTTCGTCTTCCCCCTCATCCTCACCTCCAACGAGGCCCAGACCGTGACCGTGGGCGCCCTGTCCTTCCTGGGCGGCGACCGGCCCAAGTACAACCTCACGGCCGCGGCGGCGCTCGTCTCGGTCGTACCGCCGCTGCTGCTGGCCCTCACCATCCAGCGGTATCTGGTGCGGGGGCTGTCGTTCGGGGCGGTGAAATCATGAGCACGGCCATCGCACTGCGGGAGATCCGGAAGACGTACGGCAGGACCACGGCCCTGGACGGGCTCGACCTGGAGGTCCGGGAGGGCGAGTTCTTCTGTCTGCTCGGCCCGTCGGGGGCCGGGAAGACGACGACGCTGAAGACCGTCGCCGGCCTCGAACTCCCCGAATCCGGCACCGTCGAACTCGACGGCAAGGACATGCGGGACGTCGAGCCGTACGACCGTGGCGTCGCGATGTGCTTCGAGAGCTACGCCCTCTACCCGCACAAGTCGGCCTACGACAACCTGGCCTCGCCGCTCCGCTCCCCGCGCCACCGCCTCCCCGCCGCACAGGCGCGGGAGCGGATCGGTGAGATCGCTGAACTCCTCGGCATCTCCGCCCTGTTGGACCGCCCGGTCGGCCAGTTGTCCAACGGCCAGCGGCAGCGTGTCGCCCTCGGCCGGGTCCTGGTCCGCCCCGCCCGCGCCTTCCTCCTCGACGAGCCCCTCTCCCACCTCGACGCCAAGCTGCGCCAGCAGATGCGGGCCGAGCTGAAGGCGATCGGGGCCGTACAGCGCACGACCACGCTGTACGTCACGCACGACTCCGTCGAGGCGCTGGCGCTCGGCGACCGGATCGGGGTCATCCGGGACGGGCGGATCGTGCAGACGGGGACGCGGGAGGAGATCTGGTACCGGCCCTGCGACACGGAGGTCGCGCGGGCCTTCGGACGGCCGCGGATCAACCTGCTGCCGGGGGTGGTGACGCGGGACGGGGGGTTCCGTTCGGCGGACGGGACGATCGAGCTGCCGGTCGGTGCGCAGGCGGCTCCCGGCACCGACGTACTGATCGGGCTGCGTCCCCGCGACATCACCCTGCACGGCCCCGGGCACGAGCTCACCGGCACCGTCTATGTCACCGAGGTGCTCGGGCGGTCCGTCGAGGTCACCGTCCGGCTGGGCGAGCACCAGGTGTCGCTGGTCGCCCCGCGCTCCGACACGACGGGGCTGCGGCCCGACGATCCGGTCCGGCTGTCGGTCCGGCCTGAGAACCTGCTGCTGTTCGAGGCCGACCGGCCCAAGCGCCCAGGACGACGGATCGAGACACCATGAACACCAGCAGCAGCACCCCGCAACAGGGTCCCGCCGCCCGCCAGGCCGCCAT of the Streptomyces sp. T12 genome contains:
- a CDS encoding ABC transporter ATP-binding protein — translated: MSTAIALREIRKTYGRTTALDGLDLEVREGEFFCLLGPSGAGKTTTLKTVAGLELPESGTVELDGKDMRDVEPYDRGVAMCFESYALYPHKSAYDNLASPLRSPRHRLPAAQARERIGEIAELLGISALLDRPVGQLSNGQRQRVALGRVLVRPARAFLLDEPLSHLDAKLRQQMRAELKAIGAVQRTTTLYVTHDSVEALALGDRIGVIRDGRIVQTGTREEIWYRPCDTEVARAFGRPRINLLPGVVTRDGGFRSADGTIELPVGAQAAPGTDVLIGLRPRDITLHGPGHELTGTVYVTEVLGRSVEVTVRLGEHQVSLVAPRSDTTGLRPDDPVRLSVRPENLLLFEADRPKRPGRRIETP